The DNA segment TTGCTGGAAACCCAGAGGGTTGCGTCCCCCTCCACCGCGTCTACCGACGCCACCATGCGGCGCACACCTATCACCGTATCTACATCCAACTGGGCGGCGCTGCCCTGATCATGATAGCGAAGACGCTGCCAGGAAGAAGCATCGTACAGGCGACCTCGCAGGAGCCGCCAGCGGCGCCTGACATGCAGTGCCCCGGCCCCCGGGATCAGGATATAGAAAATCAGTATGCATGCCACAACCAGCAGTTCCGCGCTCATGGTGCTCCTTCTTGCTCAATCAGGGTATTTCACGTACAGTGGCCCTATCATGGTTGAACGAATAATTGTAGGCCCCCTGCACACAAACGCGTATATCTATTCTATCTCAAAAAAAGAATGTATTGTCATCGATCCGGGCGCAGACCCCGAGCTGCTACAGCGCAAGCTCGACGCCATCAATATGCGACCGCGTGCCATAATCTTTACGCATGGCTACCTTGATCACATTAGCGCGACTGTACAGCTGATGCAAGCCTTTGCCGAGTTCGACCTCGATATTCAGGTAGGGATACACCAGGAAGATGCCCATCTGCTGGCACCCGACGGCCTGCAGGAGCAGGAGAGTCTCTTCAGCTCCACCGGCAACAGCGCACTGTTCGACACACTGGCAACCGAACTGCCCAGGCACACCTTTACCTACATCGATGGCGAATCGGTATTCGAAACCGGCCTGCGCGTCATCCATACCCCCGGCCGCTCGCGAGGAAGCGTCTGCTTTTACGAAGAGCAGCAGGGCCTGGTGTTCACTGGCGACACCCTGCTGTTCAAGGACATCGGCCGTACCAACCTGCCGGAAGCAGATCGCACCCAGCTGATCACCAGTGTCACCTCACAGCTGTTCACCCTGCCCCCGGAAACGGTAGTGTTTCCGGGACATGGGCCACGAACCACCATTGAACGGGAACGCCGGAACAACCCGGTCTTCCGTCATTAGATGTTGATCTCCTGAATATTATCCAGGAGACCATCGAGGTCAGTGTCCTGACTGACAGCCTGTTCGTCTACCCGGAAGCTGGTAATCTCATCATTCAGGCGTGCCATGTTCGCCCGGTTTTTTACATTGCCCATGGAGATACGTTGTACGGCTTCGGATATGCGCTCAACCCCGTCATGAATGGAGCTTACCCCATTATCGGCTTCGCGCGCGATCCGGGTGATCTGCTGCAGCGAGGTGGTAACCTCTTCCGCACCGGTTCTCATCTCACCGGCGCCGCTGCGTATGGCCTCGGTGACCGCAGTCAGTTCCTGTATAGAACGAATCATCTGCCCCCCGCCAACCGACAGCTCGTCGGTACTGTGCGCAATCTCGTCAAATGCGGCAGCTACCTGCTGCACCTCTCCCTGTATCTCCTCAAAGCTTCTCTCTGCCCGCTGACTGCTCCCCAGAGCGGTCTCTATCTGTTCGATTGTTTCCTGCAGGCTGGCACCAACCGTTCGGGAGTTTTCCGAGGTTGACTCTGCCAGACGCCGGATCTCGTCAGATACAACCGCAAATCCTTTACCGGCCTCACCGGCATGTGCAGCCTCTATCGCCGCATTCATTGCCAACAGATTGGTCTGTCCGGCTATCC comes from the Spirochaeta africana DSM 8902 genome and includes:
- a CDS encoding MBL fold metallo-hydrolase, which produces MVERIIVGPLHTNAYIYSISKKECIVIDPGADPELLQRKLDAINMRPRAIIFTHGYLDHISATVQLMQAFAEFDLDIQVGIHQEDAHLLAPDGLQEQESLFSSTGNSALFDTLATELPRHTFTYIDGESVFETGLRVIHTPGRSRGSVCFYEEQQGLVFTGDTLLFKDIGRTNLPEADRTQLITSVTSQLFTLPPETVVFPGHGPRTTIERERRNNPVFRH